A stretch of the bacterium genome encodes the following:
- a CDS encoding S8 family serine peptidase, whose product MRWQKLLIAAFVALLAGATLTHAGMLTSGLADAYAQVGEQEKLPVLVALSPQVDLNGVRDRWFRGRQVSFADQHLALKDTLEAAARQAFQTVQSSLQILERNGMIDEVKPLWLSNMFRVRATKAGAELIANFETVSEVGLDEIVLPIEPLSASRSETKLLATDEALKQIGAPQAWEKGTTGAGSMVGVIGAPVDSGHSVWKNRSVGMDTVLMPAYCGDAASILLGCAIGVDRDKGDTVGVAPEAQWRLFPLACGKESRVSDVIHALQTALKGDFANVPDVIVQAWEVGDSCTSALPEAAWGSFVNTEQLGTILIWAAGDHGDLGRGSIHLPAARPSESQTFFAIGNVNTTGVPALDPRSSRGPSPCDRKSTKPDLSAPGVDVRSAGRDGFVRASGSLCAAGYVAGTCALMRQVNPDMTPSAAKIALQLSARDLGVTGEDNEFGFGLLDVAAAVDLAASSSRTGTVSGTIRYGGRSIPGSRVFLVSSSGSYIATTNAEGKFRFNQIPEGQSFALYVARFGFIDYVAPDSITVRQREERSVTVQLELGIADDAEVDRGFILGVVGDDATAGVWTRAIPVPSKENGSVVQVGEDATAYGSFCFVTGNGAFPNEPAGAHDVDGGKTTLRSPVFRLDNLSDAKLSFAYAYSNDRGPQKGGDFFRVQISNDGGETWTNLIQTSVSTNGWQRVELKLKDFIESTDQMVLQFIAEDYAPPSLVEAAVDDIRIEGKQDAPEPPKNLSLTPSETGVQLTWNASAGASSYKVYMSGDQTHVFAPEHLFSTVKDTALFVPFDQIPYERFYFQVTAVK is encoded by the coding sequence ATGCGTTGGCAAAAACTCCTGATTGCCGCCTTTGTCGCCCTGTTGGCAGGTGCGACGCTGACCCACGCCGGTATGCTGACTTCGGGTTTGGCCGATGCGTATGCCCAAGTCGGGGAGCAGGAGAAGTTGCCGGTCTTAGTGGCTCTTTCACCGCAAGTTGACCTCAATGGAGTGCGGGATCGCTGGTTCAGGGGGCGGCAAGTCAGCTTTGCGGACCAACATTTGGCGCTGAAAGACACCCTCGAGGCGGCTGCCAGACAGGCGTTTCAGACCGTGCAGTCGTCGCTGCAGATTCTCGAACGCAACGGAATGATTGATGAGGTGAAGCCGCTCTGGCTCTCGAACATGTTCCGGGTCAGGGCAACCAAAGCCGGAGCGGAGCTGATTGCGAACTTCGAGACAGTGAGTGAGGTCGGGCTGGATGAGATCGTGCTGCCGATTGAGCCGCTATCCGCTTCCCGGTCTGAAACGAAACTGCTGGCAACGGATGAGGCTCTCAAACAAATCGGCGCACCGCAGGCGTGGGAAAAAGGGACGACGGGTGCAGGTTCGATGGTTGGTGTGATTGGTGCGCCCGTCGATTCGGGGCATTCGGTCTGGAAGAATCGCTCCGTCGGCATGGATACCGTATTGATGCCCGCTTACTGTGGCGATGCCGCTTCAATTCTGCTCGGTTGTGCAATAGGTGTTGATCGGGACAAAGGTGATACGGTTGGTGTGGCTCCCGAAGCGCAATGGCGGCTGTTTCCGCTGGCTTGTGGTAAAGAATCGCGCGTGTCGGATGTCATCCACGCTCTGCAAACTGCTCTCAAGGGAGACTTCGCGAACGTTCCTGATGTAATCGTTCAGGCATGGGAGGTCGGCGATTCCTGCACTTCCGCTCTGCCGGAGGCCGCGTGGGGGAGCTTTGTGAATACAGAACAGCTTGGCACTATTCTGATTTGGGCTGCGGGCGATCACGGAGACTTGGGACGCGGTTCCATCCATCTTCCGGCCGCGCGACCAAGTGAATCACAGACTTTTTTCGCAATCGGAAATGTCAATACAACCGGCGTTCCGGCATTGGATCCGCGCAGCAGCAGAGGTCCCTCGCCGTGTGATCGCAAGAGCACCAAGCCCGATCTGTCTGCGCCGGGAGTGGATGTCCGCAGCGCAGGACGGGACGGTTTTGTGAGGGCGAGTGGAAGTCTGTGTGCGGCGGGATATGTCGCGGGGACGTGCGCACTGATGAGACAGGTGAATCCCGACATGACACCGTCCGCTGCGAAAATTGCTCTGCAGCTTTCAGCGCGTGACTTGGGTGTTACCGGAGAAGATAACGAGTTTGGTTTCGGATTGCTGGATGTGGCGGCGGCGGTCGATCTGGCAGCGTCTTCAAGCAGGACTGGAACCGTGTCCGGCACTATCCGCTACGGGGGAAGATCAATTCCCGGCTCGCGGGTATTCCTGGTCTCAAGCTCAGGCAGTTACATCGCGACGACTAACGCCGAAGGAAAATTCCGGTTCAACCAGATTCCCGAAGGCCAATCGTTCGCGCTGTACGTTGCGCGATTCGGCTTCATCGACTATGTCGCACCCGATTCGATTACCGTCCGGCAGCGCGAAGAGCGCTCTGTGACGGTGCAGCTTGAACTCGGGATTGCCGACGACGCGGAAGTGGATCGCGGTTTCATTCTGGGTGTCGTCGGCGACGACGCGACGGCCGGTGTCTGGACCCGCGCGATTCCTGTGCCGTCCAAAGAGAACGGTTCCGTCGTGCAGGTCGGCGAAGATGCCACCGCCTATGGCAGCTTCTGCTTTGTCACGGGAAACGGAGCGTTCCCCAACGAACCGGCCGGAGCGCATGACGTGGATGGCGGCAAGACGACGTTGCGGTCACCAGTCTTTCGTCTCGACAATCTCTCGGACGCGAAACTCTCTTTTGCCTACGCATACTCGAACGATCGCGGGCCGCAGAAGGGCGGAGACTTCTTCCGTGTGCAGATTTCCAATGACGGCGGAGAGACATGGACGAATCTCATTCAGACTTCCGTCAGCACGAACGGTTGGCAACGCGTCGAATTGAAGTTGAAAGACTTCATCGAATCCACCGACCAGATGGTTCTGCAATTCATCGCGGAAGACTACGCGCCGCCGTCACTCGTGGAGGCGGCCGTCGATGACATCAGGATTGAAGGCAAACAAGACGCGCCCGAACCGCCCAAGAATCTCTCGCTCACTCCTTCTGAAACCGGTGTGCAGTTGACGTGGAACGCGTCTGCCGGTGCCTCATCGTACAAAGTCTATATGTCCGGCGACCAGACTCATGTCTTTGCGCCCGAACATCTGTTCTCGACCGTCAAAGATACCGCGCTGTTCGTGCCCTTCGATCAAATTCCGTATGAGCGCTTCTACTTTCAAGTGACCGCCGTGAAGTAG